tatggccaaacgggcctaaaatttctaatttttttcttttgaaaaaggAAGTATATTAGTATGGTTTTAGAAGGGCAAACCAAATGGACATATAGTAAACTTTTTAGTGTCAAGCAATTAACATGTCATAGCAGATAAAACCGTCTTACTTTTTATGGACATTTAGAACTATATTATCAGTATATAGAAGTTAAACTGAAGCGAAAATTACCATGACGCAGATCATTTCAACTCCAGCTTCCAAAAAGAAAGCTCTTCTTCCAAACTTATCAACAAAGGACATTGACATAAATGCACCAACAACAAGTGCTCCACCAGTAATAACAGATGAATAAAGAGAAGCTCCTGAGCCAAACCCTAAACTCTGAAAAATAACAGGTGCATAGAAAAGAATTGTGTTCATTCCAGTAAGCTGTTGAAATGCTGGAATTGCTATTGCTCCAATCACCAATTGTGGACGATTTTTCCTCAAAAGTAAATTTCCAAATGGATTCTTTATAGCTTTGGCTTCATTACTTGCATCTATAAGATCAGCAAATTCTGCATCCACTTTTGTAGTTCCTCTAACTTTTTCCAATATTTCCCTTGCTTTCTCTAATTTACCTGTTATACAATCAGTGGCGAAGATAGAATTTTAATCAAGaagatttaataataaaaaaagtaaatacATGAAAATCACAAGAAATTTTAACATTTAATATATCAACTAAAAATACTTGATCTTATATACACAATGTAATTCTCAAGCTAAGGAGGTTGGGAAAAAAAATGGAGACTTCAAAACTCTCATATAAATACTTATCAATGGTTAAGGTACTTAACCattatatatgatatttataGAATGATATATTAAATGGATTGTTTGCATCGTACGACCCATTTTAGGCCAATCTTTAAATTCTGTGCCCGTATTGCCTAAAAATAGTTGAATGGATCTTTCTTTTTGCAATGGCTCACTAGGCTAATAGaggataaaatttaaataatggcctAAAAATGGCCATTTGTGCAAATGCCCCTAAATGTCTTGGACTTGTAAATTACAAAGGCTcctaatattttatttcattttcgtaacacaacaacaacaacaataataacaataataatgatTTAATTTGTAtatcataacatgttatataCTGTATCATTTTATTCTAggtttataaattaattaatgcTATTAAATAGAATTACCTTCAATAACCTTTTAGGTGAACAAATTCGGTAagtatttttttaccttttttatgcATAGAACTTAAATTGTAATAATAATAAGGCAAAAACTTACTCGTGTTTACATCAAACCATACTAATTTACCTTGTTCTACGAGACTGTTTGGTGTCTCGGGAAGGAAAAGGCCACCAACAAACATGAGTACAGCAGGAATTGCTGCTAAGCCAAGAGATAATCTCCATCCCCATGGATGGATTTGAGCAGTTGCATAATTGACCAAATTGGCTATTAATACTCCCAAGCAAGTTGTGAGTTGAAACAATTGGTTGACTGCTCCTCGGATTTTTGCAGGTGCCATTTCTGAAAGATATAATGGTACTGCCTgtaattttgaaaacaaacaagATCATAAACTTCAGCTATGTTACATGGATTCAGATTATAAAATCAACTCGTTTTTTACTAACTCGTTCAAGTTTAGACAGGTTGGGTTATGACATGTTTGTTGAATTGACCAATAATTTGAACTCGGGATGACCCAACAAAATATTGGGTCAATCCGGGACAAATAGTGTAATTCAACGGTCAGAATGTAACATACAATATCAAATTTGAAGATTGaaaatagatttggaagaattcatttttcttttttcaaaaagcaaaggaaaaaattAGGGGAGCTTACCAATTATGTGACTCATCTTGATCCAAACAAACTTTCGATTGGTTAAGCCATGGCTTATTTATTAAATTGACATGTTTTGACTCATTTCAAGTTTGACTTGGCACGCTTATTTGCAAACATTAGGGTGCATCTAAGCATGGGTGGAGCTACAGTTCACCGAAGGATGGTCAATTAAGTCATATTAGGCTAGTTCAGCGGACCGACTCATCTTGATTCAAGCAAACCATGAATACGTTGAGTCATGACTCCTTTACTAATTTGATATATTTTGACCCATCCAAGTTTGATCTGACACATCTATTTGCCACATCCAATAACAACACAGTGCGTTTAGGCGGAGGCGGAGCTATAGTGGCGTGCTGATTAGTTGAATACTTTTTGTCGAAAAATTTATATAGATCAAATattattctttatatatatatatcagtaaaTGCTCAGAATTACCTGGTTGCTAAATCCAATGCCAACACCAAGAAGACATCGACCAATAATGAGCATAGCAATATTTTTAGCAGAAGCATTAAGTAGTGCACCAAGAAAGAAACTAACTGCACCACATAGGATACTGGCTTTACGGCCTTTATTCCTAGTAACATGTGAAGCACCAAATGTAGAAATAAGTGCAGCAAAATACAAAGAGGAAGTGAAAAGTGTGAGGATTTGATTGTCATATTTGCAATAATCTGTTTCTTTGAGATGTTCTTGCTTCCTGCTGTACACTTtggggaaaaatattttcaagaaaTCATCCATAGAAGTCACCCCACCTGAAACAAGCAAAAAGTTCGGACTTCAGATTACTACTACaacaacataataataatatGCCACGtgtggggtctgggagggtagtgtgtacgcataccttaccgtTACCCGGGGTAAGGTTTGCATACACAATTATCTATTAAatatatttgtcttaaaaatctattaaatacaacaacaataacaacaataaaaaaccCAGTTTGACCCcataaatggggtctggggaggatagtgtgtacgcaaaccttaacCCTTTCTCGTAAAAatagagaagttgtttccaataaaaaaatattaaataaataattagaatTCCGAAATCATAAACTCGAAATCATGACTAGGGGGAAGGAGTAGGTTAAAAGAAATCTTGAAAATTTACAAGTTGTGCtgataataaaaattaacaagttTTACTATTTCAAAAAATTGTAAGATTTAGATAAATTATTGTTGTATTAGAACAATGTTAATCACGGAgaaaatatacaacaacaataataacaataacccAATAAAATCCTACAAGTAGAGTATGAGAGGGTAGAAtgtatgcagaccttatctctacccgaggggtagagaggttatttctgaAAAATCCTCaactcaagaagacgaaaagagagaCAATATATCATTATTATCAAcagaaaacaatagaaataatGACGACAACATAAGAAATAAAGAATAGATGCAAAACACTAACAACAACCAGTAGATAAGGTCCGGCACAATGAAAAACAGAAGAAGTTAATCACGAAGAAAATAAACTAACCAGAAACACCAAGATCATAACCAAAAAGAGAACCTCCAGTAGCTGCAATAatgcaagaaaaaataaaataccaAGTAATCTTATACTCATAAAGATGTGCTCTTGCTCCTCTTCTATCATCAAATCCACCACCTGCCATTGTTTTTAAttcccaatttttttttcttcttcttttctctcacTTAGAAACTGAAAAGGAAATTTGAAAATGGCGTGTAGAAAGTAGAGAGAAaaagttgttatttatgcatgttTAAGGTGACTCAAATTAGCCAAAAAGGATAATGCTCatctgaaaaaagaagaaagatactTAACTTTTAAAGAAACGTTAGTCAATTTGAAGTGAGTTAGGACTAGGAGTCTTATTTTTTCATTAAATGAGAATCTCGTAGTTTTAGAAAATCAGAAAAAGGAGATATATAATCATTTAATAAGGATATAAattacatttatttatttatttacagcATAAATTATTTTCCCGGTCAATataatttactatttttactaTTTCTGTCAGCTATCAATTAGTGTTTATATAAAACATTTACTTGTAAGTTGTAACTAATTTAAAAGTGATCCAactgtataaatattttttacgtTATCAATGTATAAAacttttttttggtttcccactTGGTGTTCGGTACCCGCATTGGAGTCGGACTATATCCGGATTCGATCCGGATAGGGCCCCATTCGGGGGTAGCACTCCTTACCAAGGATTTTTTCATACCCAAAGCTCGAACTCGAAACCTCTGGTTAAGGGAGGAGTCTCATCCACTCCACCACATCCATCAAATAAGCACATATTCTTcgtttcacaatttttttttgtgtgtgcgTTTCTTCTTATTAATAATTATTTACCATTGCAAATAAATAGTACCTtaaatattttatcttttaaggtgtaaattcaataaaaaattaatatatttaaaaaaataaatttaacaatataactatttgtttaaatttattacATATGTTTATGTTAAATATTTCACTTAATAACTTCACTAATTAAAACAGTGATGGTGAATTTGAGagggaaaaaataataaatgctttTTGCTTTCTGAAAACGTGGTCCTTAATTTTGAAACAAATTCagccaaattttattttaatatttgggACTTTAAGGGAGTATTAACTATTTACTACTCCATATATCTCATTACGTGACAGCATTTAATGCGTGGTATACTCGTTACAATTAGTTGAAAACTAGTTTAATGGGAAAgttttataataatattttataaaaagatAGACATATATACTAGGATGAGAGGATTATTAATTAGCTGGAAAAAGGGGTCGGTTGCTTATTTTctgggtgaaattcaaaaatagcccgatttacaagtggtaattgaaaaatagctacagtttcaaaagtaatcaaaatttagccacttttcatgtaaagataaatctgaacaaaaacatttttcaaaatccggaaaatattccagcataatatactggagttccagcataataagCTGAaattcatacacaagtgctccaatctcaagtatattatgctggaactttccatgTGTTGGtgtattatgctggaagttcatacaaaggtgcatcaatctccagtatattatactggaaattcatacacaggcgcaccaatctccagtatattatgctgggaCTTTTCGAGTTGCagaaaatagtgactatttttcaatgactttacaacACAGACTATTTTACaattaccaatccgaaaactgatTAGGCCGTACTCTTTTAACTTATTTTAGGTGGATTTGCATCTATatccgctttttgggtcacgttttaacttgtacccgctttgcaaaaaataaaagcaagtgtacccacttttttgcgtaacttcagcatacgggactgaaatagcaaagacaatcatgcaaaacttcagcattctagtagacggtcctgaagtagcaaaggcaatacgctgaagttttttttgtcctggataagatgctgaagttatttagttcattggTAAAAACTCCAGCACTAaaatagctgaagttttgttgtcctggattcattagttttgtcataaagccttttcaaaaatttcagcagaaaatgctgaagttatttagttcatttgcaaaaacttcaacactaaataagctgaagtttttttttgtcctgaataagctttttcaaaaacttcagcagaagatgctgaagttatttagttcatttgtaaaaacttcagcactatataagctgaagtttttgaaaaatctttctaacatactagataaataattaccttattctttcatagtgtattactactataaaataatcagattgccaacagtatctaaaatcataaattttggaaacaataaatgTGAAAAGAATAGAATTACgtgaaaatattcacaaattatagTCTATTAACTTACGTAattataatttgtttttaaataatctgacaaacatacttatggcaatcatcccatTAACTGAAGcaacagaagaaagaagaagaagaaaacgaatgaggagaaggaggaggagaaaaagggactgaagttgtttaaaaagtgggtacaagttaaaatctttttttaaaaatgggtatagattaaataagggcgaccaaatagggtgtcccgtgcaatttttaccttattttcttccattttgggAAGCATCACTCTGCTAGCAGGAAGCACGCAAGCTCAATAATATCTTACGTATAttaataaatgacataacataatACGGGTATTAAACACATGTACAAAGACCGTTCCTCCCAGCGCACAATAAGCGTGGTTGCTAACGTACGTTGTTCATCAATGGCGAGGGGCAGACCTAAGAAAAATAAAGGCGTGATTCAGAGGACAGATCTAGCAGGAACAAACAGTAGAACTCAGAGTAGTGAGCTGAAAACCCAGAATTCACAAATTGAAGAGGAAAATTCAATGGAACAGTGGCCATTGCTAACAGCTATGAAAGAAAGTATGAAAACTCCTCCTACTATGAACATTAATACGATAATGTTGAGTGAGAAGAAATCTGATGAAGGTAGAGCAATGCATGGGAGTAATTCAAGTGCAATTACTGAGGAATCTGGGGAAATTAAGGACAAGGAGAGCATGGAAAAGAGACAAAATGCAATAGTTAATGAGAAGATGGAGCCAGAGCAAAAGAAGTGGACAAATCTATTTGTAGAGAACAGAATGGCGGCGAAGGGGATGAATCTGAGTTTCATTGCTCCAACTATTAAAAATGGTGAGATGATAGTTGAGTTGAGGAAGGAAGAAGTAGAAGAGGAAACACAAAAGTGGAAACAAGCTTTGATTCTATATGTAGCTGGAAGTACCCCAACTATAGGTGCTATGGAGAGATTTATTGCGTTTGAATGGAATTTTGCAACGAAGCCAAAAGTTTACTTCCATAATGATGGATACTTTGTGGTGAGATTCAATTCCCTGAACGACAGAGATGAAGTGTTATATTCTGGACCTCACATGTTAAACAACAAGCCAATTATAATGAAAGTATGGACTGCTGACTTTGACTTTAATAAGGAAGTGCTACATATTATCCCTATTTGGGTAAGATTCCCTAACCTTCCTCTTGACTGTTAGAGAGCAAAGTCACTAAGCAGAATCAGTAGCAGTTTAGGAGTTCCACTATATGCAGATGCATGTACAACTCAACTAGATCGAATTTCCTATGCTAGAGTCTTAATTGAAGTAGATGTTACTAAAGAGCTTCCTAAAACAGTGAAGGTAACAGATCCTAATGGAAGAGTGTTTATACAAGAGGTGATTTATAACTAGGTTCCAGCATTCTGTACTACTTGTATGCAAATTGGACATCAATGTAATGCAGAAGAGCAAAAAATCACTAAGGACAACACAAGGAAACAGAAGCAGAGACAAGAGTGGTAGCCCAAAGTGAtccaaaatgaaaaaggaaatcaGCAGAAGGTAGAGGCAAACAAAGACAAGGAAATAGCTGGTTACAATGAGGCCCAAGGTAACAATGCAGGGCCAATCAAAGAACAGGAACATGCATGGAAGACAGCTACTGGGAAATCAGTAGCTAAAAGCAAGGAGAAACGAGAAAATAGAACTATCAGTATGGTAAATGGGTTCAATGTTCTGGCAGAGACTGGAATGCAGCTAGCATACAACAGAGCAATAAATGATGGCACAAGCAAACAGAGGAGCAATGGAGAAGTTGGAACAGGTGATCAAAACCTATTCATCCCCGTATGATTCTTGCTACATGGAACATAAGGGGATTGAACAAGGTCTCTAGATAAAAAGAGGTCAAGAGGTTTATTAAAAGTAATAGAATAAGTATAATTGCAATACTAGAGCATAAAATAAAGAAGCAGAATGATACAATAGTAATAAGAAGAATCACTCCAGGATGGAAATGGCTAGCCAACTATGAGCATAGTGATAAAGGAAGAATTTGGATACTGTGGGATCCTAATGAAGTGGAATGCAGAGAACTAGGGAAATCTGACCAATACATTCATACTAAAGCTCACTTAAAAGGTATGAATATGAGATTTACTTTTACTGCAGTATATGGACTACATATAATTGAAGATAAAAAAAGGCTTTGGAATGAATTGAATGGGTGGAGCAATATACAACAAGGAGCATAGTTGATAATGGGAGATTATAATACAATTAGAGGACAAGAGGATAGTCCAGTTGACAAACCTGTACAAGAGGCTGAAGTCAGGGATCTCAATGAATTTATGGAGCAAAATGGCCTAACAGAAATTAGAACTGTTGGGAGGAGATTCACATGGACCAATGGACATACTTATAGCAGAATAGATAGAGCTATAGTAAATGATGTATGGATGCTACAAATGCCACAACTAGAAGTCAGAGTCATGGATCCAGGATGTTCAGATCACTCTCCTTTGAGCATCAAGTTTGAAGAGAAATGCAGAAAGAGAATCAAGGCCTTTCAAGTTCCTCAACCATTTAGATGAACATAAAGAATTCCTTGCAAGAGTAAAGGAAGCATGGCAAAaaggaaatggggaaaacaaaATGAAGGATGTATGGTGCAGGTTAAAACGGGTGAAACAAGCAATGAAGATACTTAATAAAGCTGAATATAATGAAGTAGATAAGAAGATAAGCAGATGCAGACAACAACTTGCAGAACTACAGGAGCAAATGAGGGATCCTGGGCAGAAGGAAGATGTGATTTTGGTAGAAAAAGATATGAAGGCTTAATTAGAGAAATGGCCAGAGGTAGAAGAAAGCATCATAAAACAGAAATCCAGAGTGAATTGGCTAAAATTAGGAGATGGTAACACAACTTATTTTCCGGCAAGTATGAAGAATGCTCCTAGAATAAAATAAAGAGCCTAACAAAGGCTAATGGAGCTGTAGCACAATCCAAACATGAGATTGAAGAAGAAGTGTTTGGGTTTTATAAACAACTATTGGGATCATCGGATGGAACTGTGCCAGCTATAAATCCAGTAGTGATGAGAGATGGAGGCCTAGTAAACAgacaacaacaacttcaattggTTAAAGATGTATCTAAAGAGGAAGTTTATGATGTACTGCTAGGAATTGGAGACAATAAAGCACATGGCTGCGATGGGTTCAATGCTTTATTCTACAAGAGGACTTGGCCTGTGATTGGTGAGGAAGTGACAGAGGCAGTAATGGATTTCTTCACAAACTCTGAACTCTATCAACCTATTAACTATACAACAATGACTCTTGTACCAAAGGTGAAGGATCCTACTAACAATACTGAGTACAGACCAATATCATGTTGTACTATACTATATAAAATAATCTCAAAGGTGATCACAAACATGCTGCAGAGGATAATGGATGATATAGTAGATAGAAACCAGTCTGCCTTTGTACCAGGGAGGCTGATAAATGATAATATCATACTTAGCCATGAATTAGTCAAAGGGTATGGCAGGAAGGGTGTGTCACCAAGATGCATGATAAAGATTGATATGAAGAAGGCTTATGACTCTATTGACTGGGATTATATGGAACAAGTTTTGGAAAATTTACGAATTCCTGGGAGATTTCTCAACTGGATCATGAAGTGTGTGAGAAGTATATCTTACTCTATCATTATCAATGGGCTGCATACACCACCATTTCATGCAGGGAAGGGACTGAGGCAGGGAGACCCATTGTCTCCATATCTATTTGTATTGGCCATGGAGTACTTGAGAAGAACTCTGAAGACATTGAAAATGAATCCAAATTTAAATTACCATCCTAAGTGTGCTAAGATGAACATAGTACAACTAAGTTTTGCTGATGATCTGTTGCTTTTCTGTAGAGGTGACACTATCTCTGTACAACTACTCTACCAATGCTTTCAAGAATTTTCTAAAGCCTCTGGACTAGTTGCAAATACTAACAAGAGCTCAGTTTTCTTTGGTGGAGTTAGTGAGAGTACAGAACAGGAGATATTACAGACCCTAGGCTTTTGTAAAGGATCAATGCATGTGAGGTACCTGGGGGTTCCTTTAAGTACTAAAAGATTATCAGTGGTACAATGTCaatcattgatagaaaagatgctGGGAAGAATTCAATCATGGACTGTCAGATTCTTATCGTATGCAGGCAGAATTCAACTAATCAAGAGTGTATTGTTTTCTATACAAGTATTTTGGTCACAAGTGTTCATACTGCCAAAGAAATTGATCCAAGTAATAGAGAGTATATGCAAGAGATTCCTATGGACTGGAGGGGTAGAAATCACAAAGAAAGCATTGTTGGCTTGGGACATATTATGCTGGCCAAAAGTAGCTGGAGGTTTGAATATACTGGACATAGGAATCTGGAATAAAGCAGCTATATGTAAGCTACTTTGGAACCTTagcaaaaagaaagat
Above is a window of Nicotiana tabacum cultivar K326 chromosome 8, ASM71507v2, whole genome shotgun sequence DNA encoding:
- the LOC107766587 gene encoding sugar transport protein 14-like; its protein translation is MAGGGFDDRRGARAHLYEYKITWYFIFSCIIAATGGSLFGYDLGVSGGVTSMDDFLKIFFPKVYSRKQEHLKETDYCKYDNQILTLFTSSLYFAALISTFGASHVTRNKGRKASILCGAVSFFLGALLNASAKNIAMLIIGRCLLGVGIGFSNQAVPLYLSEMAPAKIRGAVNQLFQLTTCLGVLIANLVNYATAQIHPWGWRLSLGLAAIPAVLMFVGGLFLPETPNSLVEQGKLEKAREILEKVRGTTKVDAEFADLIDASNEAKAIKNPFGNLLLRKNRPQLVIGAIAIPAFQQLTGMNTILFYAPVIFQSLGFGSGASLYSSVITGGALVVGAFMSMSFVDKFGRRAFFLEAGVEMICVMVAVAITLALKFGQGVVLPKGIGIFLVIIICIFVLAYGRSWGPLGWLVPSEIFPLETRSAGQSIVVCVNMIFTALIAQCFLVSLCHLKYGIFLLFAGLITIMSCFILLLLPETKQVPIEEIYLLWQSHWFWKRYCAPEENEDELKKGQQV